ACTTTTAGAAAAGAAGTTACCTCATGCCTTACTGAAGGTTCTTGATCAAGAACCTGTAGAAGGGGCAGTGATTGCAGGGCTAAAAGCCGTGAAGGGAAGTGAGAATGGTGATTAAAACAGGACTTGATAATTTGTTGGAAACGAACATACCTGATTTGAAAAAACGTTCAGTGGGCCTTGTAATCAATCACACGTCCATTGATCAGCGCAAACAGTTGAGTTTAGACATCCTCTATCGAGAAGGGTGTCAAATTAAAGCGGTATTTACCCCGGAACATGGCTTTCGAGGCACTGCTGATGCAGGTGAACATGTTAAAGATGACTATGATGGTAAGACCGGGATTCCTATCTACAGTCTGTATGGGAAGCAGAAAAGACCGGCAAAACATATGCTTGAGGGCCTTGATGCACTCGTTTTTGACATACAGGATTTAGGTGTTCGCTTTTACACTTATATTTACACGCTTGCGTATTGCATGGAAGAAGCAGCGAAATATGGGCTTGAGGTTTGGGTATTAGACAGGCCGAATCCGATTAATGGACAGTTTGTCGAGGGCAATCGTGTCAGGGATAATTTCACTTCTTTTATTGGAAATTATCGTCTTCCTGTAAGACACGGGATGACTGTAGGAGAGCTTGCAGCTTACTTCAAAGAAACCTTTAAAATTGATGTGGATCTAAAAGTTGTGAAAATGATCGGATGGACTCGTGAGATGCACTTTACTGATACCGGTTTGCATTGGGTGAATCCGTCTCCTTCTGCTACGGGTGAAACGATGGCCTTATGCTATCCCGGGACTTGTTTTATGGAGGGGCTTAATGTATCTGAAGGGAGAGGCACGGATTATCCTTTTGAACAGATTGGTGCGCCCTGGCTGGATGGTGAAGCAGTTTGTAATCGTATAAAAAATAAGTCGATGCCTGGAGTTAATCTGCATCCAGTTAGCTTTACGCCGATAAATGCCGACTATATGCAAATAGCTTGTGGAGGCATCTTTTTAGAAGTAACAGACAGGTATCAGTTTTCAGCTCTCGAAACATCATTGGCCCTGGTGGATGTGATTC
This genomic window from [Bacillus] selenitireducens MLS10 contains:
- a CDS encoding exo-beta-N-acetylmuramidase NamZ family protein, with translation MVIKTGLDNLLETNIPDLKKRSVGLVINHTSIDQRKQLSLDILYREGCQIKAVFTPEHGFRGTADAGEHVKDDYDGKTGIPIYSLYGKQKRPAKHMLEGLDALVFDIQDLGVRFYTYIYTLAYCMEEAAKYGLEVWVLDRPNPINGQFVEGNRVRDNFTSFIGNYRLPVRHGMTVGELAAYFKETFKIDVDLKVVKMIGWTREMHFTDTGLHWVNPSPSATGETMALCYPGTCFMEGLNVSEGRGTDYPFEQIGAPWLDGEAVCNRIKNKSMPGVNLHPVSFTPINADYMQIACGGIFLEVTDRYQFSALETSLALVDVIHEMYPGNLKVKDPIKGRFFFDLLFGTDEARKKMNHSESLLEWMRENDESSAFKLERKPFLMY